In one window of Allorhodopirellula heiligendammensis DNA:
- a CDS encoding efflux RND transporter periplasmic adaptor subunit, giving the protein MKIAPFTQFVILLFILCLPACDKMEQLKDQYVGGHSTGEGEHADGEHGTGEGEHAEGGEEGEIEHKIVVTSPVLEDVVSTQEYVCQVHAWRHIEVCALEGGYLESIDVKEGQLVQKGDRMFKILPILYEAKLAADKAHAELMRIKRDNTKRLFEKNIVAKPEVDLANAELATAEAEVMLAQAEMDFADIKAPFNGIVDRQLFQPGSLIDDGDVLTTLSDNSLLWVYFNVPERNYLAYQADAEKDQLKVNLRLANGEMYPREGKIGAIEADFNNETGNISFRADFESPDRVLRHGQTGTIILSRVVDDAVVIPQRATYEILAKKYAFVVDEDNVVHQRDITIASEKDDIYLIKDGLDINDKIIFEGIRQVRDGEKIEYEYEAPEDVMKHLKYHAE; this is encoded by the coding sequence ATGAAAATCGCACCGTTCACTCAATTCGTTATTCTATTGTTCATCCTGTGTCTGCCTGCGTGCGACAAAATGGAGCAACTCAAGGACCAGTATGTTGGTGGGCATTCTACTGGTGAAGGTGAGCACGCTGATGGCGAACACGGTACAGGCGAGGGCGAGCATGCCGAAGGCGGCGAAGAAGGTGAGATAGAGCACAAGATTGTCGTCACCAGTCCAGTGCTGGAAGACGTCGTGAGTACACAGGAGTATGTCTGCCAAGTCCATGCGTGGCGGCACATTGAGGTGTGCGCCCTCGAGGGTGGGTATCTCGAATCAATTGACGTCAAAGAGGGACAGCTAGTTCAGAAGGGTGATCGCATGTTTAAGATCCTCCCCATTCTATATGAAGCCAAGCTTGCCGCAGACAAGGCGCACGCAGAGTTGATGCGAATCAAACGCGACAACACCAAGCGGCTGTTTGAGAAAAATATTGTTGCCAAGCCCGAAGTAGATTTGGCGAATGCAGAGTTAGCGACAGCTGAGGCTGAGGTGATGCTGGCCCAGGCTGAGATGGATTTTGCGGACATCAAGGCACCGTTTAACGGCATCGTTGATCGGCAACTCTTTCAGCCCGGCAGTCTGATTGATGATGGCGATGTGCTGACGACGCTCTCGGACAACAGTTTGTTATGGGTGTACTTCAACGTGCCCGAGCGAAACTATCTCGCCTACCAAGCCGACGCGGAAAAAGACCAACTGAAGGTGAATCTCCGGCTCGCCAATGGTGAGATGTATCCTCGTGAAGGCAAGATCGGTGCGATTGAAGCGGACTTTAATAACGAAACGGGGAACATCTCCTTTCGAGCAGACTTTGAAAGTCCCGACCGAGTCCTCCGGCATGGTCAGACCGGCACCATTATTCTCAGTCGTGTCGTTGACGACGCGGTTGTGATTCCGCAGCGAGCGACCTATGAAATCCTCGCTAAGAAGTACGCGTTCGTCGTTGATGAGGACAATGTTGTCCACCAACGAGACATCACGATCGCAAGCGAGAAGGATGACATCTACTTGATCAAGGATGGTCTCGACATCAATGACAAAATCATTTTTGAGGGTATCCGGCAGGTCCGTGACGGCGAAAAGATTGAGTACGAGTATGAAGCTCCCGAAGACGTGATGAAGCACTTGAAGTATCACGCGGAATAG
- the msrA gene encoding peptide-methionine (S)-S-oxide reductase MsrA — protein MTQRAVLAGGCFWGMQDLIRKLPGVEQTRVGYSGGDVPNATYRQHGTHAEAIEILFDPDVISYRKLLEFFFQIHDPSTPNQQGNDRGTSYRSAIYYVDEAQRQVALDTIADVNAAGVWPGKVVTEVEPVGDFWEAEPEHQDYLERIPHGYTCHFPRADWVLPRRD, from the coding sequence ATGACTCAGCGTGCAGTGCTCGCCGGCGGGTGTTTTTGGGGCATGCAAGACCTCATCCGCAAACTGCCAGGCGTGGAGCAAACTCGCGTCGGTTACTCCGGTGGCGACGTCCCCAACGCAACCTATCGGCAGCATGGCACCCATGCCGAGGCTATCGAAATCCTGTTCGATCCGGACGTCATCAGCTATCGCAAGCTACTGGAATTCTTCTTTCAGATCCATGATCCGTCGACTCCCAATCAGCAGGGTAATGATCGAGGAACCTCCTACCGATCGGCAATTTACTATGTCGACGAGGCTCAGCGCCAGGTCGCACTCGATACCATCGCCGACGTCAATGCCGCAGGAGTCTGGCCCGGCAAGGTTGTGACCGAAGTCGAGCCGGTGGGTGATTTTTGGGAAGCCGAACCCGAGCACCAAGACTACCTGGAACGTATCCCCCACGGCTACACCTGCCATTTCCCACGCGCTGACTGGGTCCTGCCGCGCCGCGACTAA